The following proteins are co-located in the Clavibacter capsici genome:
- the zwf gene encoding glucose-6-phosphate dehydrogenase, producing the protein MSPVDITPEFNPLRIPSDRRLNRIAGPSSLIIFGVTGDLSRKKLMPAVYDLANRGLLPPGFALIGFARRDWEDQDFEQVVYEAVKQYSRTKFDEDVWRQLAQGIRFVQGTFDDDEAFQTLKDITEELDRERGTMGNHAFYLSIPPKSFPLVTEQLRRSGLAEQKEGHWRRVVIEKPFGSDLKTARELNAVVETVFPPDSVFRIDHYLGKETVQNILALRFANQLYEPLWNANYVDHVQITMAEDIGVGGRAGYYDGIGAARDVIQNHLLQLLALTAMEEPVAFDASSLRDEKEKVLSAVRLPKDLSTATARGQYAGGWQGGEEVVGFLDEDGMDPESTTETYAAMRLDINTRRWSGVPFYLRAGKRLGRRVTEIAVVFKRAPQNLFAEDQTSALGQNALVIRVQPDEGVTIRFGSKVPGAGMQVRDVTMDFGYGHAFTEASPEAYERLILDVLLGDPPLFPRHQEVELSWKILDPIEEFWRTQGQPEQYRPGTWGPASADELLARDGRTWRRP; encoded by the coding sequence ATGTCGCCGGTGGATATCACCCCGGAATTCAATCCCCTGCGGATCCCTTCAGACCGACGGCTGAACCGCATCGCAGGGCCGAGCAGCCTCATCATCTTCGGCGTGACGGGTGACCTGTCGCGCAAGAAGCTGATGCCGGCCGTCTACGACCTCGCCAACCGGGGGCTCCTGCCCCCCGGCTTCGCGCTCATCGGCTTCGCCCGGAGGGACTGGGAGGACCAGGACTTCGAGCAGGTCGTGTACGAGGCCGTCAAGCAGTACTCGCGCACCAAGTTCGACGAGGACGTCTGGCGCCAGCTGGCGCAGGGCATCCGCTTCGTGCAGGGCACCTTCGACGACGACGAGGCGTTCCAGACGCTGAAGGACATCACGGAGGAGCTCGACCGCGAGCGCGGCACGATGGGCAACCACGCGTTCTACCTGTCGATCCCGCCGAAGTCCTTCCCGCTGGTCACCGAGCAGCTCCGCCGCTCGGGCCTCGCGGAGCAGAAGGAGGGCCACTGGCGCCGCGTCGTCATCGAGAAGCCCTTCGGGAGCGACCTCAAGACGGCCCGCGAGCTGAACGCGGTCGTCGAGACGGTCTTCCCGCCGGACTCGGTGTTCCGCATCGACCACTACCTGGGCAAGGAGACGGTCCAGAACATCCTGGCGCTGCGCTTCGCCAACCAGCTGTACGAGCCCCTGTGGAACGCGAACTACGTCGACCACGTGCAGATCACCATGGCCGAGGACATCGGCGTGGGCGGCCGTGCCGGCTACTACGACGGCATCGGCGCAGCTCGCGACGTGATCCAGAACCACCTCCTGCAGCTCCTCGCCCTCACGGCCATGGAGGAGCCCGTCGCGTTCGACGCGTCGAGCCTCCGGGACGAGAAGGAGAAGGTGCTGTCGGCGGTGCGCCTGCCGAAGGACCTCTCCACCGCCACGGCCCGCGGGCAGTACGCCGGCGGCTGGCAGGGCGGCGAGGAGGTCGTGGGCTTCCTCGACGAGGACGGCATGGACCCCGAGTCCACGACCGAGACCTACGCGGCCATGCGGCTCGACATCAACACGCGCCGCTGGTCGGGCGTGCCGTTCTACCTGCGTGCCGGCAAGCGCCTCGGCCGCCGCGTGACGGAGATCGCGGTCGTCTTCAAGCGCGCCCCGCAGAACCTGTTCGCGGAGGACCAGACCTCGGCCCTCGGGCAGAACGCGCTCGTCATCCGGGTGCAGCCCGACGAGGGCGTCACCATCCGCTTCGGCTCCAAGGTGCCGGGCGCGGGGATGCAGGTGCGCGACGTCACCATGGACTTCGGCTACGGCCACGCCTTCACCGAGGCGAGCCCGGAGGCGTACGAGCGGCTCATCCTCGATGTGCTCCTCGGCGACCCGCCGCTCTTCCCCCGTCACCAGGAGGTCGAGCTGAGCTGGAAGATCCTGGACCCCATCGAAGAATTCTGGCGCACGCAGGGCCAGCCCGAGCAGTACCGTCCGGGCACCTGGGGGCCGGCCTCGGCCGACGAGCTCCTCGCCCGCGACGGACGGACCTGGAGGCGGCCATGA
- a CDS encoding glucose-6-phosphate dehydrogenase assembly protein OpcA, whose protein sequence is MRVDLPNTTTAKISKALVKIREEGGAVALGRVLTLVISTSLGSEEEAIEAANDASREHPMRVIVISTERGAAAEATTEPARVDAEIRVGGDAGASEVVVLRVYGAAAEDEESLVTGLLLPDAPVVAWWPHDAPAVVSQSPLGRIAQRRITDSSTSSNPRMALQHLAETYAPGDTDFAWTRLTLWRALLAAVLDQPPYEPVTQVEVSGAADSPSTVLLAAWLGLQLQVPVLHEVTTRATGSSGIHGVRLHRASGVIDLDRPIANVATLKQPNQPTHDVSLPRRSLRDCLAEELRRLDPDALYGDVIRHGLEQATAGQGYITASTTARKDSGDR, encoded by the coding sequence ATGAGAGTCGATCTGCCGAACACCACCACCGCCAAGATCTCGAAGGCGCTCGTCAAGATCCGCGAGGAGGGCGGCGCTGTCGCCCTCGGTCGCGTCCTGACGCTCGTGATCTCCACCTCGCTCGGCAGCGAGGAGGAGGCCATCGAGGCCGCCAACGACGCGTCGCGCGAGCACCCCATGCGCGTCATCGTGATCTCGACCGAGCGCGGCGCAGCGGCGGAGGCGACCACCGAGCCGGCTCGCGTCGACGCCGAGATCCGCGTGGGCGGCGACGCCGGCGCGAGCGAGGTCGTCGTGCTCCGCGTGTACGGAGCGGCCGCCGAGGACGAGGAGAGCCTCGTCACGGGTCTCCTCCTCCCGGACGCGCCCGTGGTCGCCTGGTGGCCGCACGACGCTCCGGCGGTCGTCAGCCAGTCGCCCCTCGGTCGCATCGCGCAGCGCCGCATCACGGACTCGTCCACGAGCAGCAACCCGCGGATGGCCCTGCAGCACCTCGCGGAGACGTACGCCCCCGGCGACACGGACTTCGCGTGGACGCGGCTCACCCTCTGGCGGGCCCTGCTCGCCGCGGTGCTCGACCAGCCGCCGTACGAGCCCGTCACCCAGGTGGAGGTGTCCGGCGCCGCCGACTCCCCCTCCACCGTGCTCCTCGCCGCATGGCTCGGCCTGCAGCTGCAGGTGCCCGTCCTGCACGAGGTCACGACGCGGGCGACCGGGTCGAGCGGGATCCACGGCGTGCGGCTCCACCGCGCGTCCGGCGTGATCGACCTCGACCGGCCGATCGCCAACGTCGCGACGCTCAAGCAGCCGAACCAGCCGACGCACGACGTGAGCCTCCCCCGCCGGAGCCTCCGCGACTGCCTGGCCGAGGAGCTGCGGCGACTCGACCCCGACGCCCTGTACGGGGACGTGATCCGTCACGGTCTCGAGCAGGCCACGGCGGGCCAGGGGTACATCACCGCGTCCACCACCGCACGGAAGGACTCGGGCGACCGATGA
- the pgl gene encoding 6-phosphogluconolactonase, with product MTTNDRRVLVHPDKKAMTGSVAARFLTKLVDILDEEETANVVLTGGTVGPSILAAVNDSAARDSVDWTRVHFWFGDERWLPQGDPERNDTTVRAALLDHIDVPAENIHAMGASDAGQSLEEAVEAYTAELAAHANGDTALPRFDITFLGVGPDGHVASLFPDSDGIRTMDAAVIPVRNSPKPPAERISLTLPVLNSSLRIWMVLAGPDKAFALGLALAGADRTEVPVAGIKGRKRTVFFIDREAAADVPENLMLSSY from the coding sequence ATGACCACGAACGACCGCAGGGTGCTCGTGCACCCCGACAAGAAGGCCATGACCGGCTCCGTCGCCGCGCGCTTCCTCACGAAGCTCGTCGACATCCTGGACGAGGAGGAGACGGCCAACGTCGTCCTCACCGGGGGGACGGTGGGCCCGAGCATCCTCGCGGCCGTGAACGACTCCGCGGCGCGTGACAGCGTCGACTGGACCCGCGTGCACTTCTGGTTCGGCGACGAGCGGTGGCTGCCCCAGGGCGACCCCGAGCGCAACGACACCACGGTGCGCGCCGCCCTGCTCGACCACATCGACGTGCCCGCGGAGAACATCCACGCCATGGGCGCGAGCGACGCCGGCCAGAGCCTGGAGGAGGCCGTCGAGGCGTACACGGCGGAGCTCGCCGCGCACGCCAACGGCGACACCGCGCTCCCCCGCTTCGACATCACCTTCCTGGGCGTCGGACCGGATGGGCACGTGGCCTCGCTCTTCCCGGACAGCGACGGCATCCGCACCATGGACGCCGCCGTGATCCCGGTGCGCAACTCCCCGAAGCCGCCGGCGGAGCGCATCTCGCTCACGCTGCCGGTGCTCAACTCGTCGCTGCGCATCTGGATGGTGCTCGCCGGTCCCGACAAGGCCTTCGCGCTGGGTCTCGCCCTGGCGGGCGCGGACCGCACCGAGGTGCCCGTCGCGGGCATCAAGGGCCGGAAGCGGACGGTGTTCTTCATCGACCGCGAGGCGGCGGCGGACGTCCCGGAGAACCTCATGCTGTCGTCCTACTGA
- a CDS encoding RNA polymerase-binding protein RbpA translates to MASGGSAIRGSRVGAGPMGEQDRGFHAERISISYWDALGNETVRHFAANLPEEEIPETIDSPQSGLPAGRDKANPPSVAKLEPYKTHLAYVKERRSEEEASQLLEEALEQLRARRGTVKATK, encoded by the coding sequence ATGGCATCAGGAGGAAGCGCCATCCGCGGTTCGCGCGTCGGCGCGGGCCCCATGGGCGAGCAGGACCGCGGCTTCCACGCGGAGCGCATCTCGATCTCGTACTGGGACGCCCTCGGCAACGAGACCGTCCGCCACTTCGCGGCGAACCTGCCCGAGGAGGAGATCCCCGAGACCATCGACTCCCCGCAGTCGGGTCTCCCGGCCGGGCGCGACAAGGCCAACCCGCCGTCGGTCGCCAAGCTCGAGCCGTACAAGACGCACCTCGCGTACGTGAAGGAGCGCCGCAGCGAGGAGGAGGCGAGCCAGCTCCTCGAGGAGGCGCTGGAGCAGCTCCGCGCCCGCCGCGGCACCGTGAAGGCCACGAAGTAG